From a region of the Nothobranchius furzeri strain GRZ-AD chromosome 12, NfurGRZ-RIMD1, whole genome shotgun sequence genome:
- the LOC107376588 gene encoding V-set and transmembrane domain-containing protein 1, whose product MSAVWMKIATILCLCCSELTDARVMWKEAGESITISCTSDSQLQMMYLMKGLNRDEQIFFTERTKQKHNIKDTMKVRVQAHIVFPKVEVLIKNLTRNDTGPYWCLYKTMSSSEYTDSLLLVVTEKQQERTAAVCESSSVNVVVLAVVAFSVVLLAIMLFLVLWITKKNTRASFRPEKTSSRPKNNDVYEDMRGTIRR is encoded by the exons ATGTCTGCTGTCTGGATGAAGATCGCCACCATCCTTTGCCTCTGCTGCTCAGAGCTGACTGATGCAA GAGTGATGTGGAAAGAAGCCGGAGAGTCCATCACCATCTCGTGCACCTCTGATTCCCAACTGCAGATGATGTATTTGATGAAGGGTCTCAATCGGGACGAACAGATTTTTTTTACAGagagaacaaaacaaaaacacaatatcaaaGACACGATGAAGGTCAGAGTTCAGGCACATATTGTCTTCCCAAAAGTAGAGGTTCTCATCAAAAACCTGACTCGGAATGACACAGGACCGTACTGGTGTTTGTACAAAACCATGAGCTCAAGTGAATACACAGACTCTCTGCTGCTGGTGGTGACGG AAAAACAACAAGAAAGGACAGCAGCAGTCTGTGAGTCCTCCAGCGTGAATGTGGTTGTCTTGGCTGTCGTGGCCTTTTCTGTCGTCCTGCTCGCCATCATGCTGTTCCTAGTTTTATGGATCACGAAAAAG AACACCAGGGCCTCATTTCGCCCAGAGAAAACAAGCAGCCGTCCGAAAAACAACGATGTTTACGAAGACATGAGAGGAACAATCAGACGCTGA